In one Culex quinquefasciatus strain JHB chromosome 2, VPISU_Cqui_1.0_pri_paternal, whole genome shotgun sequence genomic region, the following are encoded:
- the LOC6047104 gene encoding uncharacterized protein LOC6047104 yields the protein MSKLVCVTLFLGSFLFAVTIANQLDFMKLSNLVSLSNNGSRVRDLIKETTDKAEIHRQKRSVNASVKVTKMNQTDYQQLEIQGSTDQDPRKMKARACLVQDNEVYWLELVSSALVQIMQEMKHVLEGKKVAMKMTKGPYEESKQASEKARMRH from the exons ATGTCCAAACTTGTCTGTGTTACGTTGTTTTTGGGATCATTCCTGTTTGCAGTTACAATTGCCAATCAGCTTGATTTCATGAAGTTATCCAATCTGGTATCGCTTTCAAATAATGGATCAAGAGTTCGAGACTTAATCAAGG AAACCACTGACAAGGCGGAAATCCACCGTCAAAAACGGTCGGTGAACGCCAGCGTCAAAGTCACCAAGATGAATCAAACCGACTACCAACAGCTGGAGATTCAGGGAAGTACGGACCAGGATCCTAGGAAGATGAAGGCTCGTGCTTGTTTGGTTCAGGACAACGAAGTGTACTGGCTGGAGCTCGTGTCGAGCGCGTTGGTCCAGATCATGCAGGAGATGAAGCACGTCCTGGAGGGAAAGAAGGTGGCAATGAAGATGACCAAGGGACCGTATGAGGAGTCCAAACAAGCTTCCGAGAAAGCCAGAATGAGgcattga
- the LOC6047103 gene encoding uncharacterized protein LOC6047103: protein MTKFSLVLVVLGSLMLANSASAAPNAIREAFVEEMKNVFLGVAEIAQKAKNGASARDLYEEIKEKARNTLNNLANKFGGGGGGRRSKRAVHSSVTVTKFNQTNYQKLEIKKSSDQDHEKLQEAACLVQDNEVYWLELVTSALIQVMQEMKRVLEGKKIGVQMTKEVYEQSKQAYEKSKLRH from the exons ATGACTAAGTTTTCCCTAGTTTTGGTGGTTTTGGGTTCGCTCATGTTGGCG AACTCTGCGTCTGCGGCGCCAAACGCAATCCGGGAGGCATTCGTGGAAGAGATGAAGAACGTGTTTCTGGGAGTGGCCGAGATTGCTCAGAAGGCTAAGAATGGTGCCAGTGCTCGTGACTTGTATGAAG AAATTAAGGAAAAAGCTAGAAACACTTTGAACAACTTGGCCAACAAGTTTGGTGGAGGTGGTGGAGGTCGTCGTTCGAAGCGCGCTGTCCACTCCAGCGTCACCGTGACCAAGTTCAACCAAACCAACTACCAGAAGCTGGAGATCAAGAAAAGCTCGGATCAGGATCACGAGAAGCTTCAGGAAGCTGCCTGTCTGGTTCAGGATAACGAAGTGTACTGGCTGGAGCTCGTCACCAGCGCCTTGATCCAGGTCATGCAGGAGATGAAACGCGTCCTGGAGGGCAAGAAGATTGGCGTTCAGATGACCAAGGAAGTCTACGAGCAGTCCAAACAGGCGTACGAAAAGTCCAAGCTGAGACACTAA